From the Argopecten irradians isolate NY chromosome 13, Ai_NY, whole genome shotgun sequence genome, one window contains:
- the LOC138306196 gene encoding heavy metal-binding protein HIP-like: protein MNLYFILFFGFVGVAVADPNLLELQRELNDQKQRLDMLEKELRNKDKTEMQSVLSALLTKRAGGVSYEGVAFSATLSQTFDSSGHNKPIPFDSVKINAGNGYSPSTGVFTAPNDGVYMLYTSLSVNGDDALHAELLKNGVTQCQCTSTHYGTGSCMVIIPLSTGDTVLVKDVFGVHVRGSHLSTFNGLMIL, encoded by the exons ATGAATCTGTATTTCATACTTTTCTTTGGTTTTGTCGGTGTTGCCGTAGCTGATCCAAATCTTTTGGAACTTCAGCGAGAACTCAACGACCAGAAACAACGTCTTGATATGTTGGAGAAGGAGTTGAGAAACAAAGACAAAACAG AAATGCAGTCTGTTCTGTCTGCGTTACTCACCAAACGGGCCGGTGGTGTATCTTATGAAGGTGTGGCCTTCAGTGCTACACTGAGCCAGACGTTTGACAGCAGCGGCCACAACAAACCAATACCATTCGACTCTGTCAAAATAAATGCCGGCAATGGTTACTCGCCATCAACAGGAGTGTTCACTGCTCCTAATGACGGGGTCTACATGCTGTATACGTCGTTGTCAGTGAATGGTGATGACGCCTTACATGCAGAACTGCTGAAGAATGGAGTTACCCAATGTCAGTGTACATCCACACACTACGGCACGGGCTCCTGTATGGTCATCATTCCGCTCTCGACTGGTGATACGGTCTTGGTAAAGGACGTATTTGGTGTTCATGTCAGAGGATCCCATTTATCTACGTTCAATGGACTGATGATTCTTTGA